The genomic stretch AACACGTCCACTGACACCTGCatatgtgaaaacacacacacacacacacacacacacacacacacacacacacacacacacacacaccgacacacagatacTCAAATATGCACATACACGTCCACTGACACCTGCatatgtgaaaacacacacacacacacacacacacacacacacacacacacacagagacactacatacacacacacacacacatacacgtgcgcgcgtgcgcacgcacacaccggcacgcacgcacgcacacacacacacacacacacacacacacacacatgatgcacgcACAGAGGTCACAAGCACACGTACATGCATCCTTTTtgtctccactgtgtgtgtgtgtgtgtgtgtgtgtgtgtgtgtgtgtgtgtgtgtgtgtgtgtgtgtgtgtgttccatgttgTTTTACTCCATTTTCACACTGACATGCTTCGTTTTACttatttgttgatgttgtagaattgttgtctctctctctctctctctctctctctctctctctctctctctctctctctctctctctgtgtgtgtgtgtgtgtgtgtgtgtgtgtgtgtgtgtgtgtgtgtgtgtgtgtttgtgcgtgcgtacatgtgcatGTCTCGGGTGTGTATATAACAGTGTTGTTTTCCTCAAGATATTCCCTGGAAAAGCATCAAACAACATAGTCAATTAAAGCCCTGAAAGTCATTTGTGTTGTACGGTTGTGCACATGGTATGTGTACGTTCCCTtgctttattttatcttatttatttatttagttatttatttatatatttttttctttttttctttttttttttttcgttttgcttttctcTTCCAACTTTTCTTATTGCCGAGGAGTAGTAGTGGAGAAGTTCGCCATATCTACGTTTTATCATAACTATTCTTCTTCGAGTCTTCTTCCacttgacagtagtagtagtagtagtagggactggcTTTTGGCCTCCAGTCAGGACTCGCGGCCTCTTTGTGTCCCCTCATTATTTCTCAACTTTGTTTAGGTCTGATTACATGCCCGGCTATCTTTataaaataacattatattcAATCTACACTAAAGAAAAGGTCTTTCAGTTTAGATTCTTTATCTAggaggttttttattttattttgttgttgttgttgttgttttttttttttttttaagctgttgatACCTGGTGCATAGGCAGCGCATTCCAAAAATTAGCAATtctgaaaccaaaacaaaacttcCGCAATGCCTGATAAAAATTTTGCCTTCGTTATTTCCAGTGTAATCAACTTCTGAGAATTTGAAAAGAGCATGCACATTagtatcatcataattatggaatactttaaaaaaaaaattgaattaggTCTCCTCTGATCCTCTTTCCTTCAGTTAAGTGATTATATAATCTTTCTGCCTAATTTTAGCTCGTCTTTGTACATTTTCTATCATTTTTGACTGTCTCTTGAGATGAGGACTCCAAATCACATTAGCGTATTCAAGATGGGGCCTAACAAATGCTTAATATAACTTGATAAATGTCTCCTTTTCTGGAAAGGTAAAAGTTTTGATGAGTCCCATCGTCTGATTTGCTTTTTTCACAACTCTCTGGATGTGAGGATAAAAGGATCCTttgaccaacatcagtatgttgatgaaaattCTCGTTTTGTGgtaggttgctgttgggcgcaatttaacTGGTCGGCCGAGGCATGTGCTATTAATTGATAGGGGAGTTGGGCGATTGTAATCTTTACAGGTTTTGGAAGCGGAAAACGTGAGATGAAGGAAATGTGGGTGCACCATGGGTTATTGCCCTTCCGTGACCAGATTGAACATTTCGCGAGTGACTTCCGGCTCCGGTCTTTTCTCGTGCTCTCATCGAAATGGCTGACACGTTAGTATACACTTCAATTTATATCTCATTTCATCGGTTAATATCGATGATTTAGAAACACGAAAAAAATGTCATGTATTTAATAAGCCCCGACGCTTACTACTAGTACGAAATTAATATTAACTGTTGCTTGAAACTGGATATAATATAATTGGAAATCGCAACAAAAATATTGTCATGTTGGCTTGGACAAGTGCTGCAGTTTGGATACATCATTTTTTCGGCGTAACTTATAGGCTTCTTCAGCCTTTTGCTTGAATGTTAAGAGTGATGCTTGCTCCGATTTCGTGTTTCTTGTGGATTGTTTATTAGCCTTTGTGTGGTATCGTCTGTTGATTGCATGTGCCACTTTGTGTTACAGAAAAAAGGTACCGAAGGTGCCCGAATCCCTTCTCAAGAAGAGGAAGGCTGTGGCTGAAGCCAAAGCCAAAGCCGCGAAGGTTGCTGAGTTGAAAAAGAAGGTATGTAATTTTTCAGAGTCTCTGGTAGCACGAAGGAAAGATGAAAAGGTGCACGAAGATATTGTTAtagcatgtttaaaaaaaaatttaaaaaaagaagtcggCAATCTCCTCAATTTTTTCCCTCAAGACCGAATGAATAGTATTTACAAAAGGCTGTATCTtcactccatcagtcacacagGGGATTGGAGGGGAGGAAATGTGGATATTATTAAAAATTTGTTCAAACCTGTGTCATTACTACTGACTAAAATATTATACCAGGTTTTTTATGACTGGCGTGGTGTGCTGCCCATTTGGTGAAAGTGCTGGATTCTCATATTAATTCCAAGATTATTCTGTTTGTATGTAACTTGTCTGTGAagggtttagttgtttttttcctgatatCCCAGGTTTACACATGTGCtgttgcctgaacccccatcatgTTTGCGTATGTAGAAAAACAtgcatcctgtaatccatgtctgtattTGTGGGCTGTGGATTCTTGAAAATACTGAGCATGAACAAGTCATGACAGTTATTTGTGAAGTCACGGTGGTCTAAACTAGGGGGAGAACATGACCAGTATAAAATTGGCTCTGACTCTTTGAGTCTGACGGCAGTAGATCTGGGAAAGTGGATATATTAAGAAGTTTTTAAGTGCTTGGATGATCACAAATATCCAAGGAATGTTACAGAACCAAAACATGTCTACATTCTTTTTGTGATCATAAGTTAGATTGTGTGTAATGATACCCATGCCATGATTAGTGTAACTTAACAGCTGCATTCATTGCTGTATAACTCGTTAATTTTTCGATGCTATCTTTACAGCGACAGGCGGCAAAGAAATCGGTCATCTTCAAGCGTGCTGAGAAGTACACGCGGGAGTACAAGGCCCGTGAAAATGACCTCCTTCGCATGAAGCGCCAGGCTCGTAAGCATGGCAACTACTATGTGGAGCCTGAGCCCAGACTGGCCTTTGTGCTGAGAATCCGTGGGTAAGGAGCTTTTGTCTgcctaaaaaaaaagcaaagaccttttgtatttaaaaagaaaaaaaaaagtgcatgcagATTCCATGGGGAAGGATATTTTGCTTGCTTAAAAAAGATGGTGTAATGATTACGTGGATAAAGGACCTTTTGACTGCTGTGATTATTTCAGTCTTCAATGGCCATAAAAGTCCATGGAAGAATTCGTTTCATTTGAGGAACGGGAAAAAAATTACGAAGACTTTGTATTCATTCACACAATCTGTAGTTAACGCTTACGGAGCACAAGTGAGTGCTGATGCAAGTAACACTCTGTGCCTGTCTGGTTTTGGGAGACAGGTCCAATTTCTAAACTTGCTACAGAAAACCTCCACTGTCCTATTCCTTCCCTGGGTTGTGTTTGCTTTGGGAAGTTATTGATGTGGAGACagtatttcagtttcactttctcaaggaggcgtcactgcgttcggacaaatccatacacgctacaccgcatctgttgagcagatgcctgaccagcagcataacccaacgcgcttagtcaggccttgagtgcatgcttacatatctgtgtacctatgaaagtggatttcattttacgtaatttcgccagaggacaacactctcgttgccatgggttctttttcagtgcgccaagtgcgtgctgcacacgggacctcggtttatcgtctcatccgaaagactagacgctcagtttgattttccagtcaaacttaggagaaagggcgagagcgggattcgaacccacaccctcacggactctctgtattggcagctgagcgtcttaaccattctgccaccttcctccttttaaaaaagtttgtcagaagtgggattgtCAGCGTGATGGAAATACTAGGTAGTGTATGAATTTTCTTTGGATTGAAGCTCGTTGATGATCAGAGTAGTGTTTGGGTTTTCTTTGGATTGAAGTTGTGTTGGCCAGGTTTTGTGGTAGTGTGTTTTCAGTGAAGTGTGTCCGTTTGTCTTGCTGGTGCATGTATGTAGTGAAGATGTTCATTACATCATTGTTGATGAATCGAAAAAAGCCCCTGAGTTTTAAGTTTTGCACCTTGTTTGTTATTAACATTTAGCAGAAGAAACTGGATCAGTCTTCAGAACCATTTTGAAATAGATGGCTTCAGTCAGAAACTACAGTGAACGTACATTGGAGTGATTAGATGTGATCTGCTATAGATTTATAGACAAGTGCTGGTGCAAGTAACACTCTGTGCCTGTCTGGTTTTGGGAGACAGGTCCAATTTCTACACTTGCTACAGAAAACCTCCACTGTCCTATTCCTTCCCTGGGCTGTGTGTTCTGGGAAGTTATTGATGTGGAGACAGTGTTTTAGCATTGATGAAAATTTTTATGGTAAGAGGGAGATGACTTGTTTTAGATCTGGGTTGATATTGGTTTCGATTAcaagtttttgattttttgttgttgttgtaatttataGAAATGGCATGCCTTTTttcaagtccttttttttttcacacataagCTAACACTCCAAAAAATATGCTTTCATCCAGTGCTGCAGTTTTTCATTTTTGGCATTTCCATGACAAAGCGTTTGTTATTGAAGGGGGCTTGGTGGTGTCCTGTATGTAGGAATGAAAATGGGCAACACTGAACACTACtgaggtgactcagcagcagcgcatgGTCTCCTGTAGACTGTGGCCTCTGGGTAACCTATTCATAGGTCCTCACCTGTGGACTGTTGATTGCGACAGTCAAACCTAGGTGTGGTCGTGTGAGGGAATGAGTGATGTGGAAATAATGGCACTGAATATGGGGCAGCAAATAAAAGGGGGAGATGTCGGGGGTGGGGTTTTCGGTGGGTTTAGACCTGTGCACCCCCTGTTATTTTCCGTATTTCTCCcgtgaaaagaagagaaagatggaaatCTGGTTTCATAAACCTAAATCCAGTTTCTCAACAATCTAGAAAATGAAGAATGTTTTTTGTTCCCATCATGAAATAGTCACCAGATACTGCAAGGTAAGCATTTTTCTTTCataagagagtgggaggggtggtggagagatcagttttagtttcagtagctcaaggaggtgtcactgcgttcggacaaatccatatacgctacaccacatttgccaagcagatgcctgaccagcagcgtaacccaacgcgcttattcaggccttgaaaaaaaaaaagggagaaaaaagaaagaagaaaggtgaataaataatagataagcttacataaataaatggagAGAGCAAGCAAGCAGTGATCAGTATTGATCGAATGTGAAGAAATACTGAAACCCAGTGAAAAATACTGAAGTTGTTATAACAGTACGGAAAGGGTAGTTGAGGGGTGCACAGGTCTGTAGGTTTGAACCCAAAAGATATATACTTGCAGTGAAGAGTGATGAGTGACTGGTGACTGTTTTCAGTATCAATGGAGTGCACCCCCGCCCCCGCAAGGTGCTGCAGCTGTTCCGCCTGCGCCAGATCAACAACGGTGTCTTTGTCAAGCTGAATAAGGCCACCCTCAACATGCTGAAGATTGCCGAGCCCTACATCACCTGGGGGTTAGTCAGTGGTGGTggcaccgttttttttttctgtgttgtgtttttgtcagtTTTTATGTCAACTTTTAGTGGTGGCACtgtttgtcctgtgttgtgttggtctttTGTCAGTTTTTATGTTAACTCGTTCTattccaggtacaagttaactcgtaccatggtTACTTCCCCTGGTGCCAATACACTATCCTAACTTTGTTCATTCTTGCTAGGTAGAATGCCGactgaaccgtttacggattcAGGAAACAtcaaaatgaagctttgtttgaccgattgaatcaacaattctttatcgattttcgctgttttagttaAACgccctgttttttctgcagtgtagTCTCATGTAGTGccggtccaggggagttgtagcaggcatgtagctgtgggataGAATGAGTTAACTTTGGGTGGTTCTCCCTGAGGAGATAATATCGACATGTAACCTGGGGGTAATTGAAGGCACCATTTGTTTTGTCGTTTGTTGTcgtactttttatcacaacagatgtttgtgatgtttttgtgtttgtttttggttgtttttttttccccctgtgtattttgttttatgaTCAGAGTGGGGTTTTCTTGCTTCGCCAGGGACAAAAAGTTGGAGGGAAGAGGGTAGACTAGAGGGATGGTGATGACATGTGTAATGCAGATGGATgtgcattattttctttttttcttttttcgctaACTGGATCATATCAGACTGGTCTTGTTTATTCATTAGTATTTAATATAAGGGGGATTGGAATTCTGGAAAATAAAATGCCCCGAGGATGGTAATATATGCTCAGCGGGTACTGAAAAGGAAGGATAAAACTTGGATCAAACATTTCCACTAAAGTGAACCCCAACACTCTTTAAAAATCAGAAACATTTTGCAGAGGAATTCATGAGATAGGTATTGACAATATTCACATTAAACAAATATTACCACCTTCAGATGTCTTCTTATGCTGCAAATGAGCCAGGCAGTGATGAAACAAATAGTCTCGTTCGTATGACGCTATGTGATTGCAAGTGGTATTTCTGAGCTTGGCTTAACGCTGCAACTGGTTGTTTTgatacagtgatgataatgatactatt from Babylonia areolata isolate BAREFJ2019XMU chromosome 33, ASM4173473v1, whole genome shotgun sequence encodes the following:
- the LOC143276906 gene encoding large ribosomal subunit protein uL30-like encodes the protein MADTKKVPKVPESLLKKRKAVAEAKAKAAKVAELKKKRQAAKKSVIFKRAEKYTREYKARENDLLRMKRQARKHGNYYVEPEPRLAFVLRIRGINGVHPRPRKVLQLFRLRQINNGVFVKLNKATLNMLKIAEPYITWGVPNLKTVRELVYKRGYGKVDRQRIPLTDNAIVEKQLGGKDILCMEDLIHEILTVGPNFKAASNFLWPFKLNTPNGGWRRKYNHFNDGGDFGFRDDKINALLRRMI